The sequence ACCATACCAATGGCGGCAGCCAGGGATAATGGCTTTGTGAGGCGCGGCGGCATGATCCAGCGGGTCCGGTCTTTCATCGCAACTTCCCTTGCTCTATCCGCATGCGGGCATTGCCGATCAGCGTCACCGTGCGTTGTTCGAGATCGGCACGCAACTGGTCGGCACTGAAGGTGCCGACCGCGGTTCGCCCACTGACCGCACCTCTGCTTTGCAGCGTTCGTCCCTTCAAATCAACATCAACGTCGCGGGTCACCATACGGTAGCCATTGGCGGCGTTGAAGCGGATAGGCCCGTCGATGCGCACCGTCTCCGCCTCCATGTCATAGACGCCCTCATTGGCATCGAGCGTACCCGGCCCCGATTCCAGCAGGATGCGTGCGGTCAGATCATCGAGCTCGACTATCGGGACATCGGAGCTCCGCTGCACCGCCTTGCCGGCCTTGAGCGAAAAAGGGCGCCCCCTGCTGTCCTTGCCGCGATATAGCGCATCGGTGACACGCATCCGCTCGCTGGCAATCTCGACCGTATCCTTGTCGAGCAGGAAGCTGAGCTCCGATCGCTGCACCAGCGGTGCCAGCGCGAGAAAGGCGAACAGCGCGCCAATGGCGGCGGGTAGCGAGACGCGCAAAAACCGGACAATAGCGTCGTGACGACTGCCCGGGGCGGCAAAGACCTGCCGTCTGGTACGTTGCTGCTCTGCCCTTTGGGTCATGCGATATCCACTGGCGCGGCCTGATTACCGACGCTCTGTGCTGTTAGATATTAGCTATGGGCAAAAATATCAATTTCCGGCCAGCCGATCAGATCAAGTTCGGCGCGATGCGGTAGAAAGGCGAAGCACGCCTCGGCCATGTCCAGCCGCTTTTCGCGCACCAGCCGCTGGGTGAGTGCGTCGCGCAGATCGTGCAGGTAGCGCACATCGCTGGCGGCATAGTCCTGCTGCGCCGTGCTCAATTCAGGGGCGCCCCAGTCGCTCGACTGTTGCTGCTTCGATATCTCCTTGCCGAGCATCTCCCGCACCAGCTCTTTGAGCCCGTGCCGGTCGGTATAGGTGCGCACCAGCCGCGACGCGATCTTGGTGCAGAAAACCGGCTCGGCCATGACGCCGAGATAATATTTGATCGCGGCCAGGTCGAAGCGCCCGAAATGATAGAGCTTGATACGCCCGGGATCGGCGAGAACCGCCTTGAGATTGGGCGCGGCATAGTCGCTGTCAGGGGTGAAGCGGACCAGATGTTCGTCATCGCCGCCATCGCTGATCTGCACCAGGCACAGCCGGTCGCGCGGAGTATTCAGCCCCATGGTCTCGGTATCGACCGCCAGCGCACCGTCGCCCAGTGCATCAGCGGGAATGTCTTCTTCATGCAAATAGACGGCCATCAGATTGTGTCCCTGTCATTATCCTGTGTGTTTGCATCCGGCGCAGCACCACCAGCAAGGCGCGGCGTCAGACCCGCCCGCTTGCGCCGTGCATCACGCGCGAGGATGTTGAGAAACTCGACCAGCGCCGAAAACGCCATGGCGCCATAAATGACCTCTTTGGGCACATGAAAACCAAAGCCGTCGGCAATCAGGCTGGCGCCGATCATGAACAGAAAGGCGAGCGCCAGCATCACCACGGTCGGGTTCTGCTCGAGAAAGCGCGCCAGCGGTCCGGCCGCGACCAGCATCACCGAGACCGCCACCAGCACCGCAATGACCATGATGACGATATGATCGGTCATGCCAACCGCAGTGATGATCGAGTCGAGCGAGAACACCAGATCGAGCATGATGATCTGGCCGATCGCGGCGGCGAAACCGATCTCGGCCTTCTTCGCCACCTCAGCCATATCATCTATCGCCGGATCAAAATCGACATTGTGATGGATTTCCTTGGTCGCCTTCCACACCAGGAATAACCCCCCTGCAATCAGGATCATGTCGCGCCACGAAAATCCATGGCCAAAAGCCGTGAAGACCGGCGTTGTTAGCTGGACGATGATGAACACCAGGCTGAGCAGCCCGAGCCGCAAGCCGAGCGCCAGGCCGATACCGATGAAGCGCGCCCGCGGCCGATCACCTTCAGGCATCTTGTTGGTGATAATCGAGATAAAGATCAGATTGTCGATGCCGAGCACCACCTCCATCGCGATCAGTGCCGCAAGCGCGGCCCAGGTCGCGGGTTCGGCAAAAATACTGAATATCGCGGCAATATCTGGCATTGCGCTCCCTTGCCCAATTGCCGGGGCGCTGGCAAGCGCTGATGAAAATACCCCCAGATGGGCGTCGATAAATATGTGGAATCGCGGCGCAAATTTCGCCGCGCGATGCAGCAATCGGTGATGCTGATACCATCGTGCAAGATGCAGTAGATACGATTGCGTAACGATGTCAGCAAGATTTGCAGGCTCAACCGCAGCAAATCTGAAACATTCATTTGTTAAAGTATTCGCTCAAGAGGGTTTTTTACGGTATAGAGAGTCGCAAGCTGTGCCCCGAGCATGGCTGCTATCGCGCCGATACCCGCTGACGATGTTTAAGACAGGCAGAAACAGTGTTTTATTGAGCGGTAATTGAGAGGGCCTGATTTCCCTCTGTCGGCTGCAGTCTTCCCCGCGTCCCGGAGGCTTGGCCGAGAATGATTGGGGCGGAATTGAAAGTGACGAACGGATTATGGGTTTTGACAGAGGGCGTCGTGGCCGCGGCCGGGACAAGCGCGATGGATTTGGTGAGGACAGTTTCGACGGCTTCCCTCCACCCGGTGGTGATTTTGGCGGTGGTTTCGACAACCGTGGCGGTGGCCATCGCGGCGGCGGCGGCGGCTATGATGATCGCCGAGGCGGCGGTTTCGATGGTGGCCAGGGCGGCGGCGGTTATAATCGCGGCGGCGGCGGCGGTGGCGGTGGCGGTTATAATCGCGGCGGCGGCATGCCGGCCCAGGTTGTCGGCGAAGGCAGCGGCACGGTAAAATTCTTCAACAGCAACAAGGGCTTCGGCTTTATTCAACGCGATGGCGGCGGCGATGATGTGTTCGTCCATATCAGCGCTGTCGAACGTGCCGGCCTGCAGGGCTTGGCCGAGGGACAGAAGCTGGAATTCACCCTGATCGATCGCGGCGGCAAGGTTTCGGCAAGCGATCTCAAGATCGACGGTGAAATCATCCCGGTACAGGAGCGTTCGGCTCCGCCGCAGCGTGAGCTGACGGGCGAACGCGCCAGCGGCACGGTCAAGTTCTTCAACTCAATGAAAGGCTTCGGCTTTATTTCGCGCGATGATGGCGAAGCTGATGCCTTTGTCCATATTTCCGCCGTGGAGCGTTCGGGCCTGCATGGCCTGAATGAGGGCGACCGACTGGATTTCGATCTGGAAGTTGATCGGCGTGGCAAATATTCGGCGGTCAATCTCGTCGCCAAGACCGACTGACCCGCTATCTGCCCCAACGGCTATGTCGACGGGCTGAGCGAAACAGCAGCATCACATAAAGGGCCGCCGACTCGTGTCGGCGGCCCTTTATATTGCGCTCAGCACCTTTGTTGCTGTCAGCATCGACACTGCACCGATACGCTCTGGCCACGGTAGAAAACCGTGCGTGGCATATCGCCATGCCTGACTGCGCTATGTGACCCAAGCATATCAACCGATGATGCCTTGTAGCGATATGCGCCCATTCGCCTCCACCGATCCAAGATTCAGTCATGGCCGACCATGACAGGCTGTAGCATGCCCCCGATGGTATCGTCGCTGCGGACCAATCCATGCCTTGCACAGAACAAAAAAGGGCGCCCCGAAGGACGCCCTTTTTTGCCGGATAATCTCCGGCACATCGGCTTGCCGCTTAGAAGCGGAAGCGGATGCTGCCCTGATAGGACTGGTTCTGGAAGTCGCTGCGACCGACGGTGGTTTCTGCCGAAACACCGATGGTCACATTGCCGACGTCATAGTTCAGGCCAACGCCGGCTTCGACCCAGTCGCTGTCATCCGACGCGATGGCGAACGGTGCCAGGGCGCCGCTGCCGCCAACAAAGTTGGCGCCGAAGCTGCCGTCGCGATCCAGGAAGTCGTGGACATAGTCAGCACGGATCCATGGACGGAAGGCCTTGCCCCTGAGCGTGGTCGCAGTGACACCGGCACGGCCCTGCAGCGTATCGAAGCGATCACGCTGGATGGCCAGAGCCGGAAGACCACCGGTTTCCTGAACGTCACCAAAGTCGATCATCTGATAGCTCAGACCGACACGCGGACGGATCAGCACGGTCTTGGTCTCAAAGTCTTTCGAGATACCGAAGTCGGCTGCAAAGGCCAGGCTGTCATCATCGCTGCTGAGGTTGAAGCTGTTGGTACCGATGGTGACTGTTCGCAAGGTTTCGGTGCTGTAGCTACCGAGGCTCAGCAGACCGTCAAAAGTCAGGCCACTATCGTTGCGCAATGCGCCGTAGATGGTGCCCTGCCACAGCTGACCGTCTGCACGGGCACCTGCCTGCGAATTGCCTTCGACATCGCTGTACGAACCGGAGAAGCCGATTATGACATTCTCGTTAGGCAGATATTCCAGACCGGCTGCGATAAAGAAGCCGTCATATTGGTCATCCTGCGTGGTGAGTGCTGCCGGCATGCCGACGCCTTCACCCACCAGGAAGCCACCCGAGAGGAACAGCGCGAAGTCCGAAGACAGGCCGCTGTCGTCATTGACCGTATCATTCTGCGCCGCCGAGGTGGTCGCCGCAAATGCTCCCTGGGTCGGCAGACCCATGGCGCTTGCCGAAGCCAGCTGTACCGCGGTGCCGCTGGTAGCGACTGTGCCGCCACGATCGCTGTCAAATGCCGTGGCCGTACGGTTGCGGTAGAAGTTGGTCATGCTGTTCAGCATCATCTCCGCTACGCTGAGATTGGTCGTCTCCGTGACCGGAGCCAGACCTTCCAGCGTTGCACCCAGCGTTGCCGCATCAGCAAACTCGGTGAAGCGATAGATATCCGCAAAGTTGGTCAGGCCGTTTGCACGGTTCTGATCAAGCAGCTGTGCGAATGAGGACTGTACCGCAGAGTTGGGGTCGACAACCGAAGCATAGGTGTTGACGTCGAACACCGCATTGACTGAGGTTACACCGGTGGTCTCATCGGTGACATTTTCGAACGCCACACCCAGAACAGCACTGCCGAAGCCGGTGTTGAAGCTGTTGGTGACATCACCCTCTGCCGTCGCAATGGTGAAGGTGTCACCATCGTTGAACAGGAACTCGGTGAGCTGGTTAAAGGCGACAATGCCGCCAAGATCCAGATTACCTGCATCCGGATTGGGAATGATGTTCGGATTACCGTCATCATCCAGAACCGGATTGCCGATATCATCGGTTTCCGTGATCGTGCCGCGGGTCACCGCAAGGGTATCGGAATTGCCGGCATTGTCGATATCGACAATGAGCGTGCTGCCCGATGTCAGGATAACATTACCTTCGATCGTCAGCGTACCGATATTGTCCATGCCACCCGGTGCAATAGCGCCGGTGAGGTTGGTGAGGAACGGCGTCACAATGGTACCCGAGCCCGACAGCATACCCGCCATAAGCGAATAGTCGCTGTTCATGCTCAATACGCCGTCGACATTCACGGTGCCGCCTGTCTGCATCACGCCGAGCCAGGTGAACAGCTCACCATCGGCGGTGACGTCAAGACCGGCAGTACCCGAGACGGTCAGACGGTCGATATTGACCGCGCTGCTCAGCGTCGTGGTGCCTGCATTGGCGAGGGTCACGTCAAAATAACGACCGTTGATGACATCACCTTCCTCGGTGAAGCCGGGGTCAACATTATCGGGAACGAAACCGGTCGCACCCGGCAGGCCATTGGCCAGCGTCGGATCGGGCAGCGGTTCCGGCGCAGGATCAGGATCCGGATCCATGCCCTCTTCCATCGGGCTCTCTTCGGCACCTTCAACGGCATCCGCCATCGGCGCTTCTTCCGAACCGGTGACAGTGATCGTGTTCGGCGATTCTTCCGCAAATTCGACGCGGGTGGTCATCGGTGCGTTTTCGGCAAACTGAACACCGGTCAGGCCTTCACCAAGAGCCGGTTCGGAGGTTGCAGCGGCAGCTTCAGCCGACGCAGCCTCTTCAACCGGAGCGGTTGTTGTCGTCTCCGCAGTGACGGTACCTTCAACGCCTTCGGCATTGGCGATGACATCGTTGCCCGACTGGGCAATGTCGGCTTCACCGCGATTGTTGAAGATCTCGGAGCCGGCTTCCGTAGGATCTGCCGGCGGATCGATCGGGTCACCGTCCGGAGTGGTAATGATGCCGGTCGCTACGTCCTGACACTCATCGGGACCGATGCCCGGGGCGCCAATGCCTTCGACGCAGACGCCACCAAAGTCACCCTCGGTGCCGTTCAGGCCAAGCTCCGGCGTGGTCGGCAGGCCATTCACGACATTGCCGTTCTCATCGATGATCCGGTAGTTCGGATCAAGCAGCGTTACCCAGTGATCGGCATCTTCCCAGTTGCCGTCGCCGCCATTGGTGCCGACATAGCGATAAGGGTTAACCTCGGCGATATACTGCCAGAAGAGCGCCAGCGGCTGATAGAAGCTGGTGGTGCCGAGCGAGCTGAACGGAGTGGCACCGAAGAAGCGCGAACCACCGGACAGAACGCCGATAACCAGTTCTTCGTCGGTAATGTCATTATCTTCGGAGCGCAGGATGAGCGGGCCGCCGGAGTCACCACCGGCGGTGGTGCCTTCATTTGGCAGCGGGTCATCCTGGTGGACGTTGAAGTCAAAGAAGAAGTCGTCAGGCGTGGTCGAGTCAAAGTCGAGATTGTAGAGGTTCTGCGGCAGGAACGGATCATCCGGGCCGAAGATTACATTGTTACGATCATCGAGCGAGAGGAAGCCGCCCAGAACATTTTCTGCAGCACGGCGACGGAAGTCGATGCCGAAGATCGGGCCATCAAGAGCCGTACCGGTGCCGCCAAAGCCAACGATGTCCACATTGTAACCGGTGCCGGTAACCGGGTCGATACCGTCGGGAGCCGGCAGGATCGAAAACAGCAGTGCCCATGTCGGGAGATTGCCGGCCGGGGTATCAAGGGTTGCAACGGCAATATCCGCCTCGATGAAGCCCAGGGCCTGCGGATTTTGCAGCGAGCGCGGATCATACTGTATCTGGCTGATGTTAAAGAGGTTATTTGCCACCGAGGTCTGACGCAGCAGCGGGTTGGGGCGCAGCGCGGCAATCTCGTCAGCGGTCAGGCCGGCCGTGTTGAAAACAAAACCGCCATCAGGATCGATAAACGGAGCGAGCCATTCCTGGACCGCGGGAAGATTGTTGACGTTGAAGCCAAAAGACGAAATCCG comes from Pseudomonadota bacterium and encodes:
- a CDS encoding cold-shock protein, which codes for MGFDRGRRGRGRDKRDGFGEDSFDGFPPPGGDFGGGFDNRGGGHRGGGGGYDDRRGGGFDGGQGGGGYNRGGGGGGGGGYNRGGGMPAQVVGEGSGTVKFFNSNKGFGFIQRDGGGDDVFVHISAVERAGLQGLAEGQKLEFTLIDRGGKVSASDLKIDGEIIPVQERSAPPQRELTGERASGTVKFFNSMKGFGFISRDDGEADAFVHISAVERSGLHGLNEGDRLDFDLEVDRRGKYSAVNLVAKTD
- a CDS encoding TerC family protein translates to MAAIFSIFAEPATWAALAALIAMEVVLGIDNLIFISIITNKMPEGDRPRARFIGIGLALGLRLGLLSLVFIIVQLTTPVFTAFGHGFSWRDMILIAGGLFLVWKATKEIHHNVDFDPAIDDMAEVAKKAEIGFAAAIGQIIMLDLVFSLDSIITAVGMTDHIVIMVIAVLVAVSVMLVAAGPLARFLEQNPTVVMLALAFLFMIGASLIADGFGFHVPKEVIYGAMAFSALVEFLNILARDARRKRAGLTPRLAGGAAPDANTQDNDRDTI
- the lptC gene encoding LPS export ABC transporter periplasmic protein LptC encodes the protein MTQRAEQQRTRRQVFAAPGSRHDAIVRFLRVSLPAAIGALFAFLALAPLVQRSELSFLLDKDTVEIASERMRVTDALYRGKDSRGRPFSLKAGKAVQRSSDVPIVELDDLTARILLESGPGTLDANEGVYDMEAETVRIDGPIRFNAANGYRMVTRDVDVDLKGRTLQSRGAVSGRTAVGTFSADQLRADLEQRTVTLIGNARMRIEQGKLR
- a CDS encoding autotransporter domain-containing protein; its protein translation is MTKSRSVSMRGFRAGAATAAMATMLAAAPAMAIVPNENTDSEAIVDNDDEFAGVGQFFSNSGVDGDTGLGLCTGSLINPRAVLFAAHCVNDLPATAYNDGTRISSFGFNVNNLPAVQEWLAPFIDPDGGFVFNTAGLTADEIAALRPNPLLRQTSVANNLFNISQIQYDPRSLQNPQALGFIEADIAVATLDTPAGNLPTWALLFSILPAPDGIDPVTGTGYNVDIVGFGGTGTALDGPIFGIDFRRRAAENVLGGFLSLDDRNNVIFGPDDPFLPQNLYNLDFDSTTPDDFFFDFNVHQDDPLPNEGTTAGGDSGGPLILRSEDNDITDEELVIGVLSGGSRFFGATPFSSLGTTSFYQPLALFWQYIAEVNPYRYVGTNGGDGNWEDADHWVTLLDPNYRIIDENGNVVNGLPTTPELGLNGTEGDFGGVCVEGIGAPGIGPDECQDVATGIITTPDGDPIDPPADPTEAGSEIFNNRGEADIAQSGNDVIANAEGVEGTVTAETTTTAPVEEAASAEAAAATSEPALGEGLTGVQFAENAPMTTRVEFAEESPNTITVTGSEEAPMADAVEGAEESPMEEGMDPDPDPAPEPLPDPTLANGLPGATGFVPDNVDPGFTEEGDVINGRYFDVTLANAGTTTLSSAVNIDRLTVSGTAGLDVTADGELFTWLGVMQTGGTVNVDGVLSMNSDYSLMAGMLSGSGTIVTPFLTNLTGAIAPGGMDNIGTLTIEGNVILTSGSTLIVDIDNAGNSDTLAVTRGTITETDDIGNPVLDDDGNPNIIPNPDAGNLDLGGIVAFNQLTEFLFNDGDTFTIATAEGDVTNSFNTGFGSAVLGVAFENVTDETTGVTSVNAVFDVNTYASVVDPNSAVQSSFAQLLDQNRANGLTNFADIYRFTEFADAATLGATLEGLAPVTETTNLSVAEMMLNSMTNFYRNRTATAFDSDRGGTVATSGTAVQLASASAMGLPTQGAFAATTSAAQNDTVNDDSGLSSDFALFLSGGFLVGEGVGMPAALTTQDDQYDGFFIAAGLEYLPNENVIIGFSGSYSDVEGNSQAGARADGQLWQGTIYGALRNDSGLTFDGLLSLGSYSTETLRTVTIGTNSFNLSSDDDSLAFAADFGISKDFETKTVLIRPRVGLSYQMIDFGDVQETGGLPALAIQRDRFDTLQGRAGVTATTLRGKAFRPWIRADYVHDFLDRDGSFGANFVGGSGALAPFAIASDDSDWVEAGVGLNYDVGNVTIGVSAETTVGRSDFQNQSYQGSIRFRF
- a CDS encoding ribonuclease D, which codes for MAVYLHEEDIPADALGDGALAVDTETMGLNTPRDRLCLVQISDGGDDEHLVRFTPDSDYAAPNLKAVLADPGRIKLYHFGRFDLAAIKYYLGVMAEPVFCTKIASRLVRTYTDRHGLKELVREMLGKEISKQQQSSDWGAPELSTAQQDYAASDVRYLHDLRDALTQRLVREKRLDMAEACFAFLPHRAELDLIGWPEIDIFAHS